One genomic region from Nostoc sphaeroides encodes:
- a CDS encoding PEP-CTERM sorting domain-containing protein: MSVAVIGSALAAALIGLEAKSANAALFIDQEQSSSNVNMAYFSQSDLAQSFKPTANNVAGAAIKLTKGIGTVGDVKISLLNAGGEVLGSGIAFGQFPDAWTEVFWNPVAVTPDKTLFLLFESPSNLAIAGDLNNPYPNGQVYANRGFQSFPYYDYTFRTYSDDSFGIQSVPEPTSVLGLMTFIAFIGVSATKGKKQQSALYKG, translated from the coding sequence TTGTCAGTTGCTGTTATTGGATCAGCATTAGCAGCTGCTTTGATTGGGTTAGAAGCTAAGTCGGCAAATGCTGCACTGTTTATCGATCAAGAACAGTCTAGTAGTAATGTAAACATGGCATATTTTTCGCAGTCAGACTTAGCACAATCATTCAAACCAACGGCTAATAATGTTGCAGGTGCTGCCATCAAACTTACAAAGGGTATTGGAACAGTTGGTGACGTTAAAATATCCTTGTTGAATGCTGGAGGAGAGGTTTTAGGAAGTGGTATAGCATTCGGACAGTTTCCCGATGCGTGGACAGAAGTATTCTGGAACCCCGTAGCTGTTACACCAGATAAGACTTTATTCCTCCTATTTGAGTCGCCCAGTAATCTAGCGATCGCTGGTGATCTTAACAATCCTTATCCAAATGGTCAAGTCTATGCAAATAGAGGATTTCAATCATTCCCATATTATGATTACACATTCCGCACATACTCTGATGATAGTTTTGGAATCCAATCCGTTCCTGAACCAACCTCTGTCTTAGGTCTAATGACTTTCATTGCTTTCATTGGTGTTTCAGCCACCAAGGGCAAAAAGCAACAGAGTGCTTTGTATAAAGGCTAA
- a CDS encoding fatty acid desaturase — translation MQLDTISFNNPLSSEASEDTTKLPFTLQDLKAAIPAECFQPNVTKSLFYFFRDILIIGLLYAVANYLDSWLFFPIFWLMQGTMFWALFVVGHDCGHQSFSKHKWLNDLIGHLSHTPILVPYHGWRISHRTHHKNTGNIDNDESWYPVTESQYNEMPLAQKIGRYYVFLLAYPVYLFKRSPNKEGSHFLPSSSLFKPSEKWDVITSTVLLIGMVGLLGFLTYQWGWMWLLKYYAVPYLVFIVWLDLVTFLHHTEPELPWYRGEDWTFLKGAISSIDRNYGLVNHIHHDIGTHVAHHIFLNIPHYNLLKATEAIKPVMGEYFHKSEEPIWKSVWNSCISCHFVPDTGSKVYYTSNKKLAKD, via the coding sequence GTGCAATTAGATACCATCAGTTTCAACAATCCTCTTAGCAGTGAAGCGTCTGAGGATACGACTAAATTACCTTTCACTCTTCAAGATTTAAAAGCTGCAATTCCTGCTGAATGCTTTCAGCCCAATGTGACAAAATCACTTTTTTACTTCTTTCGTGACATCCTGATTATCGGTCTGCTTTATGCAGTTGCTAATTACCTGGATTCTTGGCTTTTCTTCCCGATTTTCTGGCTAATGCAAGGAACGATGTTTTGGGCTTTGTTTGTAGTCGGACATGACTGCGGACACCAATCTTTTTCTAAGCATAAATGGCTCAATGATTTGATTGGACATCTTTCTCACACACCAATACTTGTTCCTTATCATGGTTGGCGGATCAGCCACAGAACTCATCACAAAAATACTGGCAATATCGATAACGATGAAAGCTGGTACCCTGTGACAGAATCACAATATAATGAGATGCCTTTAGCCCAGAAGATCGGCAGATATTATGTTTTTCTCTTGGCTTATCCTGTGTATTTGTTTAAGCGTTCTCCTAATAAAGAAGGCTCCCACTTTTTGCCCAGCAGTTCGCTTTTCAAACCATCGGAAAAATGGGATGTCATCACTAGCACTGTACTTTTGATTGGCATGGTAGGTTTGCTAGGTTTCCTCACCTACCAATGGGGTTGGATGTGGTTGCTGAAATATTACGCTGTGCCTTACCTTGTATTCATAGTTTGGCTAGATTTGGTGACATTCTTGCACCACACTGAGCCAGAGCTTCCCTGGTATCGTGGAGAAGATTGGACTTTCTTAAAAGGCGCAATTTCTAGTATTGACCGTAATTATGGTTTGGTTAATCATATCCATCATGATATCGGTACTCATGTTGCTCACCATATATTCCTTAACATCCCTCACTACAATTTGCTGAAGGCAACTGAGGCAATAAAACCAGTGATGGGTGAGTATTTCCACAAATCGGAAGAACCAATTTGGAAGTCAGTATGGAATTCATGTATCAGCTGCCATTTTGTCCCTGATACTGGTAGTAAGGTTTACTACACATCCAACAAGAAGTTAGCTAAAGACTAA
- a CDS encoding fatty acid desaturase, which produces MTTSIINSQKLSDEPSNSDFRLKDIVKTLPRECFQQNRRKAWTQVLLSVLAVALGYYSLIITPWFLLPLAWIFTGTALTGFFVIGHDCGHRSFAKRRWVNDLVGHFFMMPLIYPFHSWRIKHNYHHTHTNKLDEDNAWHPIRPEVFENWDKTRQSAFKLFMRKRLWWVGSIGHWAVVHFDWRNFKTKDQSSIKLSVAVVVVFAAIAFPLLIATTGFWGFVKFWLVPWMIYHFWMSTFTIVHHTAVDVPFATANKWNEALAQLAGTIHCDYPRWVEILCHDINVHVPHHISTAIPSYNLRLAYSSIKENWQPYLHDECQFSWSLMKQITDQCQLYTTDVGYKTFDEYYREQ; this is translated from the coding sequence ATGACTACATCAATAATTAACAGCCAAAAACTAAGTGACGAGCCTAGTAATTCCGACTTCCGGCTCAAAGATATTGTCAAAACCCTGCCACGGGAATGTTTTCAGCAGAACCGTCGCAAAGCTTGGACGCAAGTACTGCTTAGTGTCTTGGCGGTTGCCCTGGGCTATTACAGCCTGATTATCACTCCTTGGTTTCTCTTGCCCCTAGCTTGGATTTTTACGGGCACTGCTTTAACAGGTTTTTTTGTAATTGGCCATGATTGTGGTCACAGGTCTTTTGCCAAACGTCGTTGGGTAAATGATTTGGTGGGACATTTCTTCATGATGCCGTTAATTTACCCTTTTCACAGTTGGCGGATTAAGCATAATTATCACCATACTCATACCAACAAGCTGGATGAGGACAACGCTTGGCATCCAATCAGACCAGAAGTGTTTGAAAATTGGGATAAAACCCGGCAGTCTGCTTTTAAGCTGTTCATGCGTAAACGCCTCTGGTGGGTAGGTTCCATTGGACATTGGGCTGTGGTGCATTTTGATTGGCGAAACTTCAAAACTAAAGACCAATCGAGTATCAAGCTTTCTGTGGCTGTAGTAGTTGTGTTTGCAGCGATCGCTTTCCCACTTCTTATCGCTACAACTGGTTTCTGGGGATTTGTCAAGTTTTGGCTAGTGCCCTGGATGATTTACCATTTTTGGATGAGTACTTTTACTATTGTTCACCACACTGCCGTAGATGTTCCTTTTGCGACAGCGAACAAGTGGAACGAAGCTTTAGCACAGCTAGCTGGCACTATTCATTGTGATTATCCGCGTTGGGTAGAAATTCTGTGCCATGATATCAATGTTCATGTCCCTCATCATATTTCCACTGCGATTCCTTCTTATAATTTGCGGTTAGCTTACAGCAGCATCAAAGAAAATTGGCAGCCTTATCTCCATGATGAGTGTCAGTTTTCTTGGTCTTTAATGAAGCAGATTACAGACCAATGTCAACTATACACAACTGATGTAGGCTATAAGACTTTCGACGAATATTACAGAGAGCAATAA
- a CDS encoding acyl-CoA desaturase: MTIATSTKPKINWVNTLFFIGLHIGALFAFVPGNFSWTAVGVGFLLYWVTGGLGVTLGFHRLVTHRSFQTPKWLEYLLVFFGTLSCQGGPIEWIGTHRIHHLNSDTDTDPHDSNKGFWWSHMGWLTHYCPAHADVPRFTKDIAEDPVYQFLEKYFILIQVALGVLLLLLGGWPFVIWGIFVRIVWVYHCTWLVNSATHKFGYQSYDSGDKSTNCWWVAVLVFGEGWHNNHHAFQYSARHGLEWWEIDLTWMTVQLLQAVGLATNVKLAPTKSS, from the coding sequence ATGACAATTGCTACCTCAACCAAACCTAAAATTAACTGGGTTAATACCCTGTTTTTCATTGGACTGCACATCGGCGCTTTATTTGCTTTTGTTCCTGGTAACTTTAGCTGGACGGCAGTTGGTGTGGGTTTCTTGCTGTATTGGGTGACTGGCGGCTTAGGCGTTACTCTAGGATTTCATCGCCTTGTCACCCACCGCAGTTTTCAAACTCCCAAGTGGCTAGAGTATCTCCTGGTTTTTTTCGGGACACTCTCCTGTCAAGGAGGCCCAATTGAGTGGATCGGGACACATCGAATTCATCATTTAAACTCTGATACTGACACCGATCCCCATGATTCTAATAAAGGCTTCTGGTGGAGCCACATGGGTTGGCTGACTCATTATTGTCCCGCTCACGCTGATGTACCTCGTTTCACCAAAGACATTGCAGAAGACCCAGTTTATCAGTTTTTAGAAAAATATTTCATTTTGATCCAGGTTGCTCTAGGCGTATTGCTTTTGCTTCTGGGTGGCTGGCCCTTTGTTATCTGGGGAATTTTTGTTCGCATTGTTTGGGTTTATCACTGCACTTGGTTGGTAAACAGCGCTACTCATAAATTTGGCTATCAGAGCTATGATTCTGGTGATAAATCGACTAATTGCTGGTGGGTAGCCGTACTAGTTTTCGGTGAAGGCTGGCATAATAATCATCATGCCTTTCAATACTCAGCTCGTCATGGGCTGGAATGGTGGGAAATCGATTTAACCTGGATGACTGTTCAATTGCTACAAGCAGTTGGTCTGGCGACTAATGTGAAGTTGGCCCCAACAAAAAGTAGTTAG
- a CDS encoding aminotransferase class I/II-fold pyridoxal phosphate-dependent enzyme, translated as MNSLEQLRQAEQALLEIFSGIDTQVKHNLKRVLDAFRNHRVGAHHFAGVSGYGHDDLGRETLDKVFAEVMGAEAAAVRVQFVSGTHAIACALFGVLRPGDEMLAVVGSPYDTLEEVIGLRGKDQGSLIEFGINYRQLELTPEGTIDWQALSTNVTENTRLVLIQRSCGYSWRPSLSIADIEKIVHLVKQQNPNTVCFVDNCYGEFIETKEPTAVGADLMAGSLIKNPGGTIVSAGGYVAGRADLVEAAACRLTAPGIGSYGGATFDQNRLLFQGLFLAPQMVGEAMKGTYLTGYVFDKLGYPVNPAPLAPRGDVIQAIKLGSAEKLIAFCKAIQQHSPIGSYLDPVPDEMPGYESKVVMAGGTFIEGSTLELSADGPLREPYVVYCQGGTHWTHVAIALEAAINAIGSAGD; from the coding sequence ATGAACAGCTTAGAACAGCTGCGGCAAGCAGAACAGGCATTATTAGAAATTTTTTCTGGAATTGATACTCAGGTCAAGCATAATCTAAAACGAGTGCTGGATGCTTTTCGTAATCACCGTGTAGGCGCACACCATTTTGCTGGTGTAAGTGGCTATGGTCACGATGATTTAGGACGAGAAACTTTAGATAAAGTTTTTGCCGAAGTTATGGGTGCTGAAGCTGCGGCCGTGCGGGTGCAGTTCGTTTCGGGAACTCATGCGATCGCCTGTGCTTTGTTTGGTGTTCTCCGTCCCGGAGATGAGATGTTAGCAGTAGTCGGTTCTCCCTACGATACGCTTGAAGAAGTCATTGGTTTACGAGGTAAAGATCAAGGCTCCCTTATCGAGTTTGGCATAAATTACCGCCAATTGGAGCTAACCCCAGAAGGAACCATAGATTGGCAAGCTTTAAGTACTAATGTGACTGAAAACACTCGTTTAGTGTTAATTCAGCGTTCTTGTGGCTATTCTTGGCGGCCTAGTTTATCAATTGCCGATATTGAAAAAATCGTCCATTTGGTCAAACAGCAAAACCCGAATACCGTTTGCTTTGTGGATAACTGCTACGGCGAATTTATTGAAACAAAGGAACCTACAGCCGTAGGTGCTGATTTAATGGCGGGATCACTGATTAAAAATCCTGGTGGTACTATTGTCAGCGCTGGCGGTTATGTTGCTGGTCGCGCCGACTTAGTGGAAGCCGCCGCCTGTCGCCTCACGGCTCCCGGTATTGGTAGTTATGGTGGTGCCACTTTTGACCAAAATCGCTTACTATTCCAAGGCTTATTTCTAGCGCCGCAAATGGTCGGAGAGGCGATGAAAGGGACTTATTTAACTGGTTATGTATTTGACAAACTTGGTTATCCAGTCAATCCTGCTCCCCTTGCTCCTCGTGGTGATGTGATTCAGGCGATTAAACTCGGTTCTGCCGAAAAGCTAATTGCCTTCTGTAAGGCGATACAACAGCATTCTCCTATTGGTTCTTACTTAGATCCTGTTCCAGATGAAATGCCGGGGTATGAGAGCAAAGTAGTCATGGCTGGGGGCACATTTATTGAAGGGAGTACCTTGGAATTATCGGCAGATGGGCCTTTGCGTGAACCTTATGTGGTTTATTGCCAGGGGGGAACTCATTGGACTCATGTAGCGATCGCATTAGAGGCTGCGATTAATGCAATAGGAAGTGCTGGCGATTGA
- a CDS encoding NAD(P)H-quinone oxidoreductase subunit H, whose amino-acid sequence MTVGRRIETRTEPMLLNMGPHHPSMHGCFRLIVTLDGEDVVDCEPVLGYLHRGMEKIAENRSNVMYVPYVSRWDYAAGMFNEAVTVNAPEKLAGITVPKRASYIRVIMLELNRIANHLLWLGPFLLDTGAGTPFFYIFRERELIYDLWEAATGYRMVNNNYFRIGGVAADLPYGWVDKCEDFCDYFFPKVDEYERLITNNPIFRRRVQGIGAIAREEAINWGLSGPMLRASGVKWDLRKVDHYECYDDFDWEVQWDTAGDCYARYVVRIREMRESVKIIRQALKGLPGGAFENLEAKRMTAGKKSEWDSFDYQYIAKKVAPTFKIPKGEIYARVESGKGELGIYLIGDDHVFPWRWKIRPADFNNLQVLPEILRGVKVADLVVVLGSIDIIMGSVDR is encoded by the coding sequence ATGACCGTCGGCAGAAGGATTGAAACTAGAACTGAACCCATGCTGCTCAACATGGGCCCTCACCATCCCTCTATGCATGGGTGTTTTAGATTGATTGTCACCCTGGATGGTGAAGATGTTGTCGATTGTGAGCCAGTTCTTGGCTATCTGCATAGAGGTATGGAAAAAATTGCTGAGAACCGCAGCAATGTCATGTATGTCCCCTATGTTAGTCGCTGGGACTATGCAGCTGGGATGTTTAACGAAGCGGTTACAGTTAATGCCCCAGAAAAATTAGCTGGTATTACTGTCCCGAAACGTGCTAGCTATATCCGTGTCATCATGCTGGAATTGAACCGGATTGCTAATCACCTGCTATGGTTGGGCCCATTCTTACTTGATACGGGTGCTGGAACTCCCTTTTTCTACATATTCCGAGAACGGGAGTTGATTTATGACTTGTGGGAAGCCGCTACAGGTTATCGGATGGTGAACAATAACTACTTTCGCATTGGCGGCGTGGCGGCAGATTTGCCTTATGGCTGGGTAGACAAGTGCGAAGATTTCTGCGATTACTTTTTTCCCAAAGTAGACGAGTATGAGCGCTTAATTACCAATAATCCCATCTTCCGCCGTCGCGTTCAAGGCATTGGCGCGATCGCTCGTGAAGAAGCCATCAATTGGGGGCTTTCTGGCCCCATGTTACGCGCTTCTGGTGTGAAATGGGATTTACGAAAAGTAGACCATTACGAATGCTATGATGACTTCGACTGGGAAGTGCAATGGGATACTGCTGGTGATTGTTATGCTCGTTACGTGGTCAGAATTCGGGAAATGCGCGAATCGGTGAAGATTATTCGCCAAGCCCTCAAAGGACTTCCCGGCGGTGCTTTTGAGAACCTGGAAGCCAAGCGCATGACAGCAGGAAAAAAATCTGAGTGGGATAGCTTTGATTACCAGTACATCGCCAAAAAAGTTGCTCCCACTTTTAAGATTCCCAAGGGGGAAATTTACGCTCGTGTAGAAAGTGGTAAAGGTGAATTGGGAATTTATCTAATTGGCGATGATCATGTCTTCCCCTGGCGATGGAAAATTCGTCCCGCCGATTTCAATAACTTGCAAGTATTACCCGAAATCTTACGCGGCGTGAAGGTTGCCGATCTAGTTGTAGTATTAGGTAGTATCGATATCATCATGGGATCAGTAGATCGATAG
- a CDS encoding AraC family transcriptional regulator, protein MLETKSLSVDFSKEKEDGYKRIFSRSPLLTSLSANWSNVYLAYDWQVAGETPEVLSKQHGVAIFSEVPTPIQAERRLDGRFQSEQVTQGNIVVAPAYTGHRACWDTAGGVILLGFEPTVFAHAIYESVDPDRIELLPHFATPDPLVYQIGLALKSALENYGADSRLYAEAMTNALIVHLLQHYSTQQLVLREYSGGLPKHKLQQVIDYINTYLAQDLSLKELAAVVQMSSHYFSQLFKQSTGATPHQYIIRCRIEKAKQLLLQREFSLAEIASQVGFVDQSHLNRHFKRLMGVTPKMLEQKYKK, encoded by the coding sequence ATGCTAGAAACGAAATCTTTATCTGTTGACTTCTCCAAAGAAAAGGAAGATGGATATAAGCGAATTTTTTCGCGATCGCCACTTCTTACCAGTTTGAGTGCAAACTGGAGTAATGTCTATCTTGCTTACGACTGGCAGGTAGCTGGCGAGACTCCAGAGGTTTTGTCTAAACAGCATGGCGTTGCTATTTTTAGCGAAGTGCCAACACCAATTCAGGCAGAACGGAGGCTTGATGGTCGCTTTCAAAGTGAGCAAGTAACTCAGGGTAATATTGTTGTCGCCCCTGCTTACACGGGACATCGTGCCTGTTGGGATACAGCAGGTGGTGTGATTCTTCTGGGATTTGAACCAACTGTTTTCGCTCATGCAATTTACGAATCAGTTGATCCCGATCGCATTGAACTTTTACCACATTTTGCCACACCAGATCCACTGGTTTACCAAATTGGGCTAGCCCTCAAATCTGCCCTCGAAAATTATGGTGCAGATAGTCGGCTATATGCAGAAGCAATGACAAATGCCCTAATCGTTCATCTGTTGCAGCACTACTCTACACAGCAACTTGTATTACGGGAATATTCAGGCGGTTTACCAAAACACAAGTTGCAGCAAGTGATTGACTATATAAATACTTATCTTGCTCAGGACTTAAGCTTAAAGGAACTTGCAGCCGTTGTCCAAATGAGTTCTCATTACTTTTCGCAACTGTTTAAACAATCTACCGGTGCGACTCCACATCAATATATTATTCGCTGTCGGATTGAAAAAGCTAAACAGTTGTTGCTTCAAAGAGAATTTTCTCTTGCAGAGATTGCTAGTCAAGTTGGTTTTGTCGATCAAAGCCATCTCAATCGCCACTTCAAGCGCCTCATGGGAGTTACGCCTAAAATGCTGGAACAAAAATATAAAAAATAG
- a CDS encoding cupin domain-containing protein → MSDTTVIKVDSSHSPKGQLGQKYLASGKSISMRLWENEEPNEPKEPTAREYETVGYVINGRAELHIEGQTILLESGSSWVVPKGASHTYKILEAFTAVEATSPPAQVHGRDEN, encoded by the coding sequence ATGTCTGATACAACTGTTATCAAAGTAGACTCTAGCCATTCGCCTAAAGGTCAACTTGGTCAAAAATATCTTGCATCTGGCAAAAGCATTTCCATGCGCTTGTGGGAGAATGAGGAACCGAACGAACCTAAAGAGCCAACAGCAAGAGAATATGAAACTGTTGGTTATGTAATCAATGGTCGTGCAGAATTGCATATTGAAGGGCAAACGATTTTACTAGAGTCTGGGAGTTCTTGGGTAGTACCAAAAGGAGCCAGCCACACCTATAAAATTTTAGAAGCATTTACTGCTGTTGAGGCAACCAGTCCACCTGCTCAAGTTCACGGACGGGATGAAAATTAA
- a CDS encoding zinc-dependent alcohol dehydrogenase, with product MKAVCWHGANDVRVDTVPDPKIINPRDAIVKITSTAICGSDLHIYDGYIPTMEKGDILGHEFMGEVVELGSAVKNVKVGDRVVVPFTISCGGCFFCNRDLWSLCDNSNPNAWLVEKQMGHSPAGLFGYSHLFGGYAGGQAEYARVPFADVGLFKIPDGLTDEQVLFLTDIFPTGYMAAENCNIKPGDIVAIWGCGPVGQFAIRSAYMLGAERVIAFDRVPERLQMAKEYGKAEVLNYEEVDVGEALKEMTGGRGPDACIDAVGMEAHGTDFMAMYDQVKQAVRLETDRPTALRQVIVSCRKGGHVSIPGVYGGFIDKVPMGAAMNKGLTMKMGQTHVHKYLKPLLEHIQNGDIDPTFIITHSLPLEQAPHGYEIFKHKKDNCIKVVLKP from the coding sequence ATGAAAGCAGTTTGCTGGCATGGAGCAAACGATGTGCGGGTTGATACAGTTCCCGACCCCAAAATTATTAACCCACGCGATGCCATTGTTAAAATTACTTCCACGGCAATTTGTGGTTCAGATTTGCATATTTACGACGGCTACATTCCCACAATGGAAAAGGGCGATATCCTTGGTCATGAATTCATGGGGGAAGTTGTAGAACTTGGAAGTGCAGTGAAAAATGTGAAGGTAGGCGATCGCGTCGTTGTTCCTTTTACTATATCTTGTGGTGGTTGCTTTTTCTGCAATCGGGATTTATGGTCACTTTGCGACAACTCTAACCCCAATGCTTGGTTAGTAGAAAAGCAAATGGGACATTCGCCAGCAGGTCTATTTGGCTACTCTCATTTATTTGGCGGTTACGCTGGTGGTCAAGCAGAGTATGCAAGAGTACCCTTTGCCGATGTCGGCTTGTTCAAAATCCCCGATGGTTTAACGGATGAGCAAGTGCTATTTCTAACAGATATTTTTCCCACTGGCTATATGGCTGCAGAAAACTGCAACATTAAACCCGGTGATATTGTCGCTATTTGGGGTTGTGGCCCAGTTGGACAATTCGCCATCAGAAGCGCATATATGCTAGGTGCAGAACGGGTAATTGCCTTTGACCGCGTTCCTGAACGTCTCCAAATGGCTAAAGAATACGGCAAAGCTGAAGTTCTCAACTACGAAGAAGTAGATGTAGGCGAAGCACTCAAAGAAATGACTGGCGGTCGTGGCCCCGATGCTTGCATAGATGCAGTGGGAATGGAGGCGCACGGCACAGATTTTATGGCGATGTACGACCAGGTAAAGCAAGCAGTACGTCTAGAAACAGACCGTCCAACGGCATTACGACAAGTAATTGTGTCTTGTCGTAAAGGTGGTCACGTATCAATTCCGGGTGTATATGGTGGCTTTATAGACAAAGTGCCAATGGGTGCTGCGATGAACAAGGGTCTAACCATGAAAATGGGACAAACACACGTCCACAAGTATCTAAAACCTTTGTTAGAACACATCCAAAACGGTGATATCGATCCAACGTTTATAATCACTCACAGCTTACCTTTAGAACAAGCACCCCACGGCTACGAAATTTTTAAGCACAAGAAAGATAACTGCATCAAAGTTGTACTCAAACCTTAG